The Deltaproteobacteria bacterium genome has a window encoding:
- a CDS encoding carboxymuconolactone decarboxylase family protein — protein MPRLRQVPRAEAPADVQTIYDMLFGGRCPVAEPGTATGTRGDWWTVFALVPDCFRHAVAGFAFYRSAKRKLDPCLRELGQTRAGFLRESQFVYSQHCKAARDVGLPEEKIQAIASWAGAAVFAPAERAVLAYVDELVLQNGRVQDATFARLREHLGDEEILELTYITALYEMHAIMSRALRLEYDDVPERIVEVAGPAGGAGGDFMGGVGKTA, from the coding sequence ATGCCCAGACTCCGACAGGTCCCGCGCGCCGAGGCGCCCGCGGACGTGCAGACGATCTACGACATGCTCTTCGGCGGGCGCTGCCCGGTGGCCGAGCCCGGCACCGCGACCGGCACGCGCGGCGACTGGTGGACGGTGTTCGCGCTGGTGCCCGACTGCTTCCGCCACGCGGTGGCGGGCTTCGCCTTCTACCGCAGCGCGAAGCGCAAGCTCGACCCCTGCCTGCGCGAGCTCGGCCAGACCCGGGCCGGCTTCCTGCGCGAGAGCCAGTTCGTCTACTCGCAGCACTGCAAGGCGGCGCGCGACGTCGGCCTCCCCGAGGAGAAGATCCAGGCGATCGCGAGCTGGGCCGGCGCCGCCGTCTTCGCGCCGGCCGAGCGCGCGGTGCTCGCCTACGTGGACGAGCTGGTGCTCCAGAACGGCCGCGTCCAGGATGCCACCTTCGCGCGCCTGCGCGAGCATCTCGGCGACGAGGAGATCCTCGAGCTCACCTACATCACCGCGCTCTACGAGATGCACGCGATCATGAGCCGTGCCCTGCGCCTCGAGTACGACGACGTGCCGGAGCGCATCGTCGAGGTGGCGGGGCCTGCCGGGGGCGCAGGCGGCGACTTCATGGGCGGCGTCGGGAAGACGGCGTGA